AGTCGACGAACGTGTGCGGGATGACGCTCTCCCCCACGTGCCCGGCCGACAGGTCGATCGCCGCCTCGCCGTAGTGGTTGGTCCGCTGCTGCGGGATGTTCAGCAGTCCGGCGAGATGGGTGCGGAGCGAATCCGCGCGTTCGGCGAGGTTGAGCACGTCCGCACGGCTGAGGGTCAGCAAGGTGCAGGCGGTGACGGCGCGCGTGGTGTACTCCCACGAGGCGTCCCCGTCGATCAGGGCGCGGTCACCGAAATAGGCACCGTCGGCGAGGACCCCGAGCACCGTCTCGTCGCCGTAGAGGCCGGTGCCGGTCTTCTCCACCTTGCCGTGTGCCAGCAGGTAGACGCGGTCCGCCGCGTCCCCCGCCGTCGCGAGCACCTCGCCGGCGGCCACATCGCGCTGTTCGCACCTGCGGGCCAGCTCGGCGAGCACCTCCTCGTCCTCGAAGTCCCGCAGAGCGGGAAGTTCGCCGAGCTCCGCGGGGATGACGGCGACCCGGTCGCCGGTCTGGACGAAGGTCACCCGCCCGTCCCCGACCGAATAGCTCAGCCGCCGGTTCACCCGGTAGGTCCCGCCCTGTACCTGCACCCACGGCAGCATGCGCAGCAGCCACCGGGAGGTGATCTCCTGCATCTGCGGGGCGGACTTGGTCGTCGTCGCGAGGTTCCGCGCGGCCGCCGTGCCGAGACTCTGCTGCGGCGGCTGCGTGTTGCGAACCTCTTCACCAACGGACATCCGACATCCTCTCAATCATGGGCTGACCTGCGTGAAGAAGCCTTTCAGCAGGGGGTGCCACGCGCTATTACACAAAAGAGTGCGATTAATCAGCTTCGAACTGGGCAGGCTGCCGGCGTCGCTGTCCGCGCGCCTTAAGTTGCATAGGAGATGCAAGTTATCTACTGTGACCCCCATGCGGCTGACCAGATTCACCGACGTGGCGCTCCGGGTGCTCATGCGCCTGGCCGTCACCACGGAGAGCGGGGACCTGCCGACCACCCGGGAGGTGGCGGCCACCATGCAGGTGCCGTACACCCACGCGGCCAAGGTCGTCGCCCGCCTCCAGCACCTCGGCCTGGTCGACGCACGCCGCGGCCGCGGCGGGGGCCTGGCCCTCACGTCCGCCGGCCGGTCCGCCTCCATCGGCGGCCTGGTGCGCGAACTGGAAGGACCGGGAGAGGTCGTCGACTGCGAAGGCAGCTCCCCCTGCCCCCTGCGCTCAGCCTGCCGCCTCCGCTCCGCCCTGCGCCTGGCCGAGGACGCCTTCTACGCCACCCTCGACCCGCTCACGGTCGGGGACCTCACCTCCTCCCCCACCGGCCCGGTCCTCGTCGGCATCAGCAGCGGCCCCGCACCCGGCTGATCCGCCCCGGCCCCCTCCACGCGCGCCCCACCGCGCACCGGTTCCACCACGGGCCGGTTCCGCCGCCCAAAAATACGCATTTCACATACCAATTAGAGTCCGGCCGCCACGGCCGGCCCGCCCACTCGCAACCGAGGAGTCACCCGATGCTCTCCGAGACGTCGACCGCCACCGTCAAAGCCACCCTCCCCGCAGTCGGAGCGGCCATCGGTGACATCGCCGACCTCTTCTACCGGAAGCTGTTCGACGCCCACCCGGAGCTGCTCCGGGACCTGTTCAACCGGGGCAACCAGGCGTCCGGCACCCAGCGCCAGGCGCTGGCCGGCTCCATAGCCGCCTTCGCCACGCACCTCGTGGAGCACCCGGACACCCGCCCGGACGTGATGCTGAGCCGGATAGCCAACAAGCACGCCTCCCTGGGCATCACCGCCCCGCAGTACGAGATCGTGCACACCCACCTCTTCGCGGCGATCGCCGAGGTCCTCGGCGACGCGGTCACCCCCGAGGTCGCCGCCGCCTGGGACGAGGTCTACTGGCTGATGGCCAACGCCCTGATCGCCCTGGAGGAACGCCTCTACGCCCAGCGGGGCGTGGCCGCCGGCGACGTGTGGCACGAGTGGACCGTGGTCTCCCGCACCGAGGACACCGAGGACGTGGCCACCTTCCGGATCACCCCCGCCGACGGGACCCCGGCCCCCGCCTTCCGCCCCGGCCAGTACGTCTCCGTCCAGGTGGAACTCGCCGACGGCGCCCACCAGATACGCCAGTACAGCCTCACCGGCGCCCCCGGCGCCGAACTCCGCTCCTTCAGCGTCAAGCGGGTCCGCGACGAGGGCTCGCCCGAGGGCGAGGTCTCCCGGCACCTGCACACCCGGCTGCGCGAGGGCGACCGGCTGCGCGTCTCGGTACCGTACGGCGACCTGGTGCTGGAGGACACCGGCGCACCGCTGCTCCTCGCCTCCGCCGGCATCGGCTGCACCCCGATCCTCGCCATGCTCGAACAGCTCGTGGCCGAGGAACACCGCTCGCCTGTCACCGTCGTACACGGCGACCGGTCTCCCGCCGGGCACGCCCTGCGGGCCGGCCACCTGGCCCTCGCCGGCGAACTCCCCGACGCCACCGCCCACTTCTGGTACGAGCACCCCGAGCCCGGCCAGCCGGCGCAGCGCTCCGGCCTCGTCGACCTGAGCGACGTCCCCCTCTCCCCCGGCACCCACGCCTACCTCTGCGGCCCCCTGCCCTTCATGCGCGCGGTCCGCGGCCAGCTGCTGGCCAAGGGTGTCGCGGCCTCGGACATCCACTACGAGGTCTTCGGCCCCGACCTGTGGCTGGCCCAGGGCTGACCCCCTCCGTACGCCCGGACGCTCGCGGGCTGTCCGGATCGGCTCGCACACGGCTTCGCACAGAACGCGACCCTGTAGCCCGGAGAGCGGCATTCCGGTACAAGCGGTATAGAGGGCACACTCCCCACGTACCGAAGGAGCCGGCCATGTCGTCACCCATGTCCGCGAGCAAGTTCCTCAAGGCCCTGAAGAACGA
This DNA window, taken from Streptomyces nitrosporeus, encodes the following:
- a CDS encoding family 2B encapsulin nanocompartment shell protein, with product MSVGEEVRNTQPPQQSLGTAAARNLATTTKSAPQMQEITSRWLLRMLPWVQVQGGTYRVNRRLSYSVGDGRVTFVQTGDRVAVIPAELGELPALRDFEDEEVLAELARRCEQRDVAAGEVLATAGDAADRVYLLAHGKVEKTGTGLYGDETVLGVLADGAYFGDRALIDGDASWEYTTRAVTACTLLTLSRADVLNLAERADSLRTHLAGLLNIPQQRTNHYGEAAIDLSAGHVGESVIPHTFVDYEAAPREYELSVAQTVLKVHSRVADLYNQPMNQTEQQLRLTVEALRERQEHEIINNREFGLLNNCDYGQRIQPHDGVPGPDDMDELLSRRRGSKLFLAHPRAIAAFGRECSKRGLVPESVDVGGHHVPAWRGVPIFPCSKIPVSEARTSSIICMRTGEADQGVIGLQQSGIPDEIEPSLSVRFMGIDEQAIISYLVTAYYSAAILVPDALGVLENVEVSRWR
- a CDS encoding RrF2 family transcriptional regulator codes for the protein MRLTRFTDVALRVLMRLAVTTESGDLPTTREVAATMQVPYTHAAKVVARLQHLGLVDARRGRGGGLALTSAGRSASIGGLVRELEGPGEVVDCEGSSPCPLRSACRLRSALRLAEDAFYATLDPLTVGDLTSSPTGPVLVGISSGPAPG
- a CDS encoding globin domain-containing protein, which produces MLSETSTATVKATLPAVGAAIGDIADLFYRKLFDAHPELLRDLFNRGNQASGTQRQALAGSIAAFATHLVEHPDTRPDVMLSRIANKHASLGITAPQYEIVHTHLFAAIAEVLGDAVTPEVAAAWDEVYWLMANALIALEERLYAQRGVAAGDVWHEWTVVSRTEDTEDVATFRITPADGTPAPAFRPGQYVSVQVELADGAHQIRQYSLTGAPGAELRSFSVKRVRDEGSPEGEVSRHLHTRLREGDRLRVSVPYGDLVLEDTGAPLLLASAGIGCTPILAMLEQLVAEEHRSPVTVVHGDRSPAGHALRAGHLALAGELPDATAHFWYEHPEPGQPAQRSGLVDLSDVPLSPGTHAYLCGPLPFMRAVRGQLLAKGVAASDIHYEVFGPDLWLAQG